The Tribolium castaneum strain GA2 chromosome 3, icTriCast1.1, whole genome shotgun sequence sequence AGATACTAATCGGTCCAGTGTAAAATTCACATTGTTACATAAGTATGTATATGAAAACCTAATTTGTACAGGTAGACTTAACTGTGtgttaataaagcgcttttgACTTAATCTACATACACTCTTTGCACCGCATCAAAACTActgcaaattttaaacaacCAACGAAAGTTCAGCAGTTAGAGCAGCGTAAAAGCGGAAAGCACATAATTCGTATTCTCGCCCGGCGACTTGCAGGGAGGAAATTGACACTTTACTGCAATGACGCAGAAAATACACCACACTATCGCAGCACACAGGTGTTGGTCCCAGCGATAATAAAAAGAGATTTACTCCACTTcgcattattaaaatataaaagaaaaacgCTCGTTTACGACACTGCACTTTAATGACCAATAAATGTTTCATAGATTCCTTAACTGCGGAAAAATAACGAGAATCGGCACAATATAGcagtattagctgtttcaaaattataaaaacaccaacgtcgcattttactaaattatttttttaaataaagttgataaaagGGTAAAACAGTTATCactgaaagtataaattacattggCTATTATAACAGAATAGAATTTATAACAGCtcattttgagagaaaatgcgacttggcgtttttatagttttgaaacagctaatacctATCTATGAATTTTGGGGCattaatttcgtaaaaaagtTGCGGTTCATTTAAATGCGGGATTAATTAGTTCGCCAGAAAGCAATACATCGGGGCCATAATTAcgtcatttttattatgtaattCCTGGCTATTACTGTAGATTACCCTCGCGGCAGGCACTTTAGGAACATGCAACCTTattgattaaataatttccCCACCTGGAACCCACGTGTCGTTTGGGGTTGCCAGGAGACATCACATTTCGACAGTTCAAGAATTGTCATTTGAGAAAATTTGTGATGAAAACAGATAAAATGGAAAGCGCGAAAAACGCGGACgctaaattatcaaaaagttCGTTACACAAGGAGAAGAAAAACACCCACCTCTATTTCAACgacaaatatttgaaaaaaattgtgagtTTTTTTCATCTATGACGAGTATAATTTAGAAATTCCAGCCAAAATTTGCAAACCCCCATCATGTGCTAGTTCTCTACGTTCATAACAACGAAATTCACGAAATCACCGGCTTGGAACACGCGCACAACTTGACCAATTTGTATTTGCAAAACAACAGGATTTTGCGTATTGAAAATTTGGGCAATTTGAGGAAGctcaaaaaattgtacttaGGGCATAACACGATCAGTGTCGTGGAAGGGctgcaaaatttgcaaaatttggaGGTCTTGCATCTGGAAAAGCAGTGTTTGTTTGAAGGAAACTGCCTGTGTTTTGACCCCAGAAGCGTAAATGCCTTATCAGTGCGTGTAAGACTGATCCAAGCCCCGATATTAATGATTTCTTTAAAGCACACGCTCCAAATCCTCAATATATCGTACAATAAAATCCAGACGATCTCGTCTTTAGCGCCCCTTAAATCGTTAAGAGTGTTCAATGCCTCTCATAACGAACTCAGTAACATTGACGAGGTTTGCGGAGTTATAAAAGActggttttatttgaaagaCCTAGTTCTCGCCGCCAACCCCATCTGCAAAAACCGGCTGTACAAGGAGGAAATTATCGCCAACGCCTATTGTTTAGACACACTggaccaaaaaaatatttccgacCACAcccgaaattttttgaagcgGCTTCACGGCGAACGCATCGCCCAGAGATTACACAAAAGCGTAAATTTGGCAAACAAGGTTCCAGGTAAATGTTTACGAGCGTTTTGTTCGCgtgttcaaatttttgtacagAATTGTCGAAAAATTACTCGTCCGCCATTCAAAAAGCGGTATCGATCAGTATATTGAAGCAAAATAAGGAATTAGACGACGAAATATTCGATGAAAAAAACGCAGTTTACATTCCGTGGAGAACACGTAAGTTTTGTTATCACATTTATGTTGCTCACTTCATTTTGCAGTACCCAAGCCGCAACATGTTGCCAAGTTGCGACAGCTCAGTAagaatcacaaaaaaacgcaaaaacgaAAGTCATCGTCAAATGTCGACACTTTATTCtcacatttaaaaatataaaatttacaatttttacaaattattaacCCTTTCccgttattttttacaaatggcTCTCCAAGTTTTGGAAATTGCCAGGGATTCCCCTAACTAAGCGGCTCTTAGCCTTCCAAATCTCCtaaaaatgagtaaataaatttcatgtttttttaaatttctcaaCCAAACGTACGACAAATTTCATAGGCGCCCCCTTTTTCTTAGCTAGAGTTTCAATCTCTTCAGCGATATGTTCCTGAAGTGTGCCTCTAACATCGATAAAGTAACAGTTGCTATCAGCGTAGTGACAAGAAATCGCTTTCCTAAAACCCTGGcaggaatagtttaaaaattaggCTGAAATTAATTCgagaaaaaatacttttgttcGATTAGGTCCCGAGCCGTGCAAAAGAATGGGGTGGAAAAAGACTGTATCGCCTTTTTCCATCACAACGTTCACTTTTGGTAAATGATCAAGGCCTTGAACACCATGATACAGTCGATTTTTGTATCccttgaattaaaaaaataaacgtttaattaattttaaagcaataaaaaaatacttgaggGTAAGTATGGGGGTACAATTCCCATTTGTGACTTCCGGGAATTACGTAAAGACAACCATTATTTTCATCGACTCGCTCCATTGCGGTCCATGACGCTGCAATTCGGTCTGCAGGTCTAAAGGGAAAATAATGTAGgtcctaaaatttttatcacaatttcaaattttactagaaaaataagcaaaaaatactTGATGTAGAGGATGCAAAGACGCACCAGGATCAGCATCAGGGGGCTTGTTTATTAGCATGGAATGAGCCCCCGTAATGTTGGGGCCTATTATACTCTCAATGACATCAACCACTGGTTTGTCCgaacaatatttgaaaagaaCTTCATCGTAAAGAAAATCTTGgatctgaaatttttttcatgttttcagCGTTTCCTATCATAAATACTTAATTTCTTAACtattaatgtaaaattttgaaagaaatattaaaaaaaacacatgaGTATAGAACAAAATGAAGCATTCAACAGCAAATGCTTTTGTATTCACAAAAACTTAACgtagcaatttttattatcataccttatttattaaatattgccCTCTGACACCTTTATGTTTTAAAGAAGGGTCTTTCATAACAGTCATAAATCCAGGGTCAGCCACTCCGTCGCATATTTTGATGAATCTATCtctgtattaaaaataataataaaatatttaaagaaaattaaaggAAACATTACTGAATTTCATCCAATAAGGCATGACTAACATTGTTCTTTATCACAATATATCCATTATCTTCATAAAATTGGCGTTGTTCGTATGTTAGAACACCACCGTCTTGAGTATACCTAAATCTAAAAATTGTACTTATTAATatgcacttaattttttgtttaactaaATTACCTTCCCATTTTGTTCGGTAACGCAGACAATTCTCTTAAGAAACTTGTCCGAATAATACactaaaacataaaattatcTTGTTTATTAAATACACTTGAATTATGTTGCGTCATTGaagcatttatttataacaatacaaaaaacatGTACTTAATGATTTCAGTGTCAGTAGTAAGTAATAACAACACATTATCGAACAGATACtcaataataaacaattactTTGAATTTACTTGTACTGTTTTTAATCAAATGTCAAGCATCCCAccgtttaaataaataaatcaatgatACGAGAACagtaagagccggtttacagaaaattttaattgcaattaaattttaatcgcgattaacttgacatttgtcaatgcattttaaatggcaacttaattcgaattagtttaatttcgaattaaatcttaatttcgctttctgtaaaccgatcCTTAAACTTATAATTAAACATACTGTCTATTTTTTTCTCGATTTTGTTACTTAAGTACCTACTACTTAAGCCGTAGATATACATATCGCTCAAATTGTAACAcactataataattatttgtgcGTAAAAAGGAACTAACAAATGCTTTTTCTTATTATCGTTGTTTGTTAGTTGTTAAACACTCAC is a genomic window containing:
- the LOC658217 gene encoding protein phosphatase 1 regulatory subunit 42, whose product is MKTDKMESAKNADAKLSKSSLHKEKKNTHLYFNDKYLKKIPKFANPHHVLVLYVHNNEIHEITGLEHAHNLTNLYLQNNRILRIENLGNLRKLKKLYLGHNTISVVEGLQNLQNLEVLHLEKQCLFEGNCLCFDPRSVNALSHTLQILNISYNKIQTISSLAPLKSLRVFNASHNELSNIDEVCGVIKDWFYLKDLVLAANPICKNRLYKEEIIANAYCLDTLDQKNISDHTRNFLKRLHGERIAQRLHKSVNLANKVPELSKNYSSAIQKAVSISILKQNKELDDEIFDEKNAVYIPWRTLPKPQHVAKLRQLSKNHKKTQKRKSSSNVDTLFSHLKI
- the LOC658138 gene encoding phytanoyl-CoA dioxygenase, peroxisomal, with protein sequence MGRFRYTQDGGVLTYEQRQFYEDNGYIVIKNNVSHALLDEIQDRFIKICDGVADPGFMTVMKDPSLKHKGVRGQYLINKIQDFLYDEVLFKYCSDKPVVDVIESIIGPNITGAHSMLINKPPDADPGASLHPLHQDLHYFPFRPADRIAASWTAMERVDENNGCLYVIPGSHKWELYPHTYPQGYKNRLYHGVQGLDHLPKVNVVMEKGDTVFFHPILLHGSGPNRTKGFRKAISCHYADSNCYFIDVRGTLQEHIAEEIETLAKKKGAPMKFVEIWKAKSRLVRGIPGNFQNLESHL